The Elgaria multicarinata webbii isolate HBS135686 ecotype San Diego chromosome 13, rElgMul1.1.pri, whole genome shotgun sequence region CAGAGCCGCCGGACCTGGCATGTGGTGCTGGCGCTCGTGGGCACCTGCGCCTTCCTCCTGGCCACCACCGTCGGATTCGGGGTCCGTTGTGAGTAGCAGATGCCTCGCTCCCGTCCCAGCCgtgcccccccccatctcccacgGGGAAAGGCTCCTACGGGGGCGGGGACGTGGCATAGAATCGTGGaatcgtagagctggaaggggcctctgaggccatcgagtccaaccccccccccccccgctcagtgcaggaacccacctcaaAGCCTCCCtgcccagctgccccttgaaggcctccagggtgggagaccATGGCAGGACAGCAAGCCTCGCTGCCTGCGTGTAAGCACACAGAACTCCAAGGCGCTCTTCTTCAGGACCTGGGCGAAGCGAGCCTGCCCCCGCGCGGGAGGGTGCTTGAACCGAGGCTGAGGCCCCCGAGCCGGCCTTTGCCAGGCGTCTGCTCgcagccccccccgccccgttccCAGCCCTGGGCCCGAGGGGGAACCCCTCGCCCCACGGACCTCTCCTCTCACGTTGCCCCCGGCTGTGCTCTGCAGACTGGCAGGTCTCGCGGCAGCTCCAGCGGGCCTCCCAGGTCCACGTGGCGAACAGCAGCCTGCTGGAGCGGAGGATCGACGCCAAGGAGGCGAGCCTGGGGCAGTGCCAGCGGTGGCTGCACGAGGCCGAGGAGGTGCTCAACTCCACCAGGGAGGCCCTGGGGGAAAGCTGGGCAGCCGAGAACCGCACCCGGGCCCAGCTGGAGCAGCGCGAAGGGAAGCTGAGGCAGGCAAACCTCAGCCTGGCCCGGCTGCAGCAGGAGAAGGGGGACCTGCAGCGCCGGTTGGAGTGGCAGCTGCTCCACGCAGCGTCCTGCCAGCGGATCGGTATGTCCGTCCACCCGGCCCTGGTCATATCAtgttgtgttgtttattcgttcagtcgtttccgactcttcgtgacttcatggaccagcccacgccagagcttcctgtcggctgtcgccatccctagctcccccaaggtcaagtctgtcacctccagaatatcatccctccatcttgcccttggtcggcccctcttccttttgccttccactttccctagcatcagcctcttctccagggtatcctgtcttctcattgtgtggccaaagtacttcagttttgcctttaataccattccctcaagtgagcagtctggctttatttcctggagtatggactggtttgatcttcttgcagtccaaggcactctcagaattttcctccagcaccacagttcaaaagcatctatcttccttcgctcagccttccttatggtccagctctcgcagccataggttactacggggaataccattgctttaactctgtggacctttgttgtcagtgtggtgtctctgctcttaactattttatcaagatttgtcattgctctcctcccaagaagtaaacgtcttctgatttcctggctgcagtcagcgtctgcagtaatctttgcacccagaaatacaaagtctgtcactgcctccacgttttctccctctatttgccagttatcaatcaagctggttgccataatcttggttttttttaggtttaactgcaacccagcttttgcactttcttctttcacctttgtcataaggctcctcagctcctcctcgctttcagccatcaaagtggtgtcgtctgcatatctgagattgttaatgtttcttcctgcaattttaactccagccttggattcgtcaagcccagcacgtcgcatgatgtgttctgcatacaagttgaatagataaggtgagagtatacaaccctgccgtactcctttcccaatcttaaaccagtccgttgttccgtggtctgttcttaccgttgctacttgatcgttatacagattcctcaggaggcagaccagatgacttggtatccccataccaccaagaacttgccacagtttgttatgatccacacagtcaaaggctttacagtagtcaataaaacagaaatatatgtttttctggaactccctggctttctccattatccatcggatattggcaatttggtctctagttcctctgccttttctaaacctagcttgtacatctggcaattctcgctccatgaattgctggagtctaccttgcaggatcttgagcattaccttgctggcatgtgaaataagtgccactgtccgatagtttgaacattctttagtgtttcccttttttggtatggggatataagttgattttttccagtccgatggccattcttgtgttttccaaatttgctggcatatggcatgcatcaccttgacagcatcatcttgcaatattttaaacagttcagctgggataccatcgtctcctgctgccttgttattggcaatgcttcttaaggcccattcaacctcactcttcaggatgtctggctctaactcactgaccacaccgtctgagctatccccgatattattatccttcctatacagatcttccgtatattcttgccaccttttcttgatctcttctgtttctgttaggtccttgccatctttgtttttgatcatacccattttgcctggaatttacctccgatgtttctaattttctggaagaggtgtcttgtccttcctattctattgtcttcttccacttccgcacattgcttgtttaaaaataattccttatctcttctggctaacctctggaattttgcatttaattgtgcatatctccccctatcactgttgccttttgctttccttctttcttgggctacttccagtgtctcagcagacagccatcttgccttcttggttttctttttctttgggacgttttttgttgccacctcttggacaatgttgcgaacttctgtccatagttcttccgggaccctatctactaaatctagtcccttaaatctgttcttcacttccactgcatattcattaggaatattagtgagctcatatctaactgatctgtgggtcttccctattctctttagtttgattctaaattgtgcaataagaagttcgtgatctgaactacagtcagctccaggtcttgtttttactgtctgtatagatgtccgccacctttggctgcaaaggatgtagtcaatctgatttcggtgtcagccatctggtgaagtccatgtataaagccgtctttttggttgttggaagagagtgtttgttatgcacagtgagttgtcctggcagaattctatcagcctatgtcccgcttcattttgttctcctagaccatgcttacctgtaattccagatgtcatttgactgcccaccttagcgttccagtctcctgtaacgaaaataacatctctttttggtgtattatccagtaggtgctgcagatcctcatagaagtgatctacttctgcttcttcagcatctgtggttggggcatatatttggatcactgtgatgttaaatggcttaccctgaattcgaattgagatcattctatcattttttggattgtatccaagcactgctttagccactttattattaattatgaaggctactccatttcttctgtgatcctcttgtccacagtagtagatctggtgctgatctgatgtgaagtggcccattccggtccatttcagttcactgacacccaatatatctatatttaatcttgacatctcgccaataaccacgtccaatttgccctggctcatagatcttacattccaggttcctatggtgtgttgtcctttagaacatcggattcgtcgttcaccaccagcaccatcggctgctagccgtcctttcgggtttgagctagctgcgtcatcacgtctggggctagttgactttatcctctgttcctccccagtagcattttgaccatcttccgacctgggggtcctatcttccgatggtataccgacatatctctggttgtactgatccacgacaaggtaacaatctcctttgctggagggtcatatcatagaatcatagaatagcagagttgggaggggcctacgaggccatcgagtccaaccccctgctcaacgcaggaatccaccctaaagcatccctgacagatggctctccagctgcctcttgaatgcctctagtgtgggagaggccacaacctccctaggtaactggttccattgtcgtactgctctaaccatcaggaagttttttctgatgtccagctggaatctggcttcctgtaacttgagcccgttattccgtcttctgcactctgggaggatcgagaagagatcctggccttcctctgtgtgacaacctttcaagtatttgaagagtgctatcatgtctcccctcagtcttcaggGATGCAGCCAGGGCACGAGAGCTCCCCTCCCTTCACCTTTGCCGTGAAGGAGAGAGGTGGGCGAGAGGAAGCCCGGGCTGAGGGTCTGGTCCGCTGAAgtccagggagggggggagaggcagaGGAGCTGAAGGCTTGCGAGGAGAAATGAGCCCCTTGCCTCGTGGGCGCGTGGAGTCCGGGGCAGAAATGAGGCTCATGGGTCAGGAGGAGACGTGGCACCGGACAGAGGGGAGAGGTCTGGGACAGAGCAACGGCCGGCCGGCCGGGAGCCCTCGGCATTTGGGTGGAATTGAAGGccctgggatgggatgggaacATTGTGGGGGAGACAAGCAGGGGGATCCCAACAGAACCCCGACAGAGATGGGGGAGTCCGAGGGGCAGCTTCCAGCAGTGGAaatgaaccgctcagagagctaaataaataaataaataaatgtcaagtgAGCCCGTAGGAGGGAAACCGAAGCTAAGAAGAAGAGCGTAAAAAACTTCCATCTTGGGCCTGGCGCAAGTCtttcagaatttaaaaaagccataaagattgatctattccggcaggcctatccagtgaaattttagaatgttttcaggatgttttaatcatgtatggtatgttttaatttgttttaatgtgtattttatatcatgtttttatactgtttgttttacactttgaattgttttagtttttgtgaaccgtccagggagcttggctattgggcgatataaaaatgcaataaataataataataataataataataataataataataataa contains the following coding sequences:
- the LOC134407832 gene encoding B-cell differentiation antigen CD72-like, whose product is MSQRVTYADLRFARSPPGKIQQEEASEGELTYENLQGAQPRDEKTPSSSEPPKGQSRRTWHVVLALVGTCAFLLATTVGFGVRYWQVSRQLQRASQVHVANSSLLERRIDAKEASLGQCQRWLHEAEEVLNSTREALGESWAAENRTRAQLEQREGKLRQANLSLARLQQEKGDLQRRLEWQLLHAASCQRIGCCPHGWMLFRWKCLHFSSDRKTWEESKNYCHWRSYQLLVLKDPWNAEDLWAAVGRMVWCKGL